The Castanea sativa cultivar Marrone di Chiusa Pesio chromosome 11, ASM4071231v1 genome contains a region encoding:
- the LOC142616156 gene encoding uncharacterized protein LOC142616156, producing the protein MWDSMIENVKKEIYQQEGKEEYKASPFYDVVHAILIERWTKNCTPLHCLAHSLNPKYYTNQWIEEVKGRVAPHKDAELSTERNKCLKRFFPDIDDRKNVTMEFGLFSGIRAYDDDNMDDRWILDPMLWWSNYGSRLPMLQTLALKLLGQPCSSSCVERNWSTYGFIHCMRRNRITPKRAEDLVFVHSNLRLLSRRKEEYTKGNSKKWDISGDTWNEPFGGHGLLEIAYLTLDEPEMEISLVENDDYIDDNDDVVVL; encoded by the exons aaatgtgaagaaagaaatataccAGCAGGAAGGCAAGGAAGAATATAAGGCGTCTCCATTCTATGATGTGGTACATGCTATACTTATTGAACGGTGGACTAAAAATTGCACACCACTTCATTGCCTAGCTCACTCCTTGAATCCGAA GTATTATACTAATCAATGGATTGAGGAAGTCAAAGGTCGTGTTGCGCCACACAAGGATGCTGAACTTTCTACGGAGAGAAACAAGTGCCTCAAAAGATTCTTTCCTGATATTGATGATAGGAAGAATGTTACTATGGAGTTTGGTTTGTTTTCAGGAATTAGGGCTTATGATGATGATAACATGGATGATAGGTGGATCTTGGATCCAATGCTTTGGTGGTCAAATTATGGGTCCAGGTTGCCAATGCTTCAAACTTTAGCTCTAAAGCTTCTTGGACAGCCTTGCTCATCATCATGTGTTGAGAGGAATTGGAGTACATATGGCTTCATCCATTGTATGAGGAGGAATAGAATTACTCCTAAACGTGCTGAAGATTTAGTGTTTGTTCATTCTAATCTTCGGCTTCTTTCAAGGAGGAAAGAAGAGTACACTAAAGGAAACTCTAAGAAGTGGGACATTAGTGGAGATACTTGGAATGAACCATTTGGAGGACATGGGTTGCTTGAGATTGCTTATCTCACACTAGATGAACCAGAGATGGAGATAAGTCTTGTTGAGAATGATGACTATATTGATGACAACGATGATGTTGTTGTTCTGTga